From a single Campylobacter concisus genomic region:
- a CDS encoding MlaE family ABC transporter permease, whose product MQNKNDVIFVVANGAQTIKFIGEFSYKDAKNLQSIFKKIQKLSGNVKFDFSELKSIDYAVLILLRNALNGKKFEIITNDEKIKAMGDLLNDEKIDFNYMPPHNSLNFFSRLGEKICEGFVNLLEFGSFLGEFLIKSVKILFNPASLRFREFSNYIKDGGVNAVFIVSLTAFLIGVVLAYLGSAMLASFGASIFIVEIMGMLTLREVAPLIAAIVVAGRSASSFTAQIGAMKLTEEIDAMKTMGFEPFNFLVLPRIIAMVLCVPVIIFIADAISILGQMIICQTILDISFSDYLNRFREMVELRHFAVGMIKAPFFGAVIAIIGCMRGFGVSQNAQSLGAMTTVSVVNAIFWVIALDAFFAIIFMWLKI is encoded by the coding sequence TTGCAAAATAAAAATGATGTCATTTTTGTAGTGGCAAATGGCGCTCAGACTATAAAATTTATAGGTGAGTTTAGCTATAAAGACGCAAAAAATTTACAAAGCATTTTTAAAAAAATCCAAAAACTTAGCGGCAATGTTAAATTTGACTTTAGTGAGCTAAAAAGCATTGATTACGCTGTTTTGATACTTTTAAGAAATGCGCTAAATGGTAAGAAATTTGAGATCATTACAAATGATGAAAAGATAAAGGCAATGGGCGATCTTTTAAATGATGAAAAGATCGATTTTAACTACATGCCGCCGCACAATAGTCTAAATTTCTTCTCACGACTCGGTGAAAAAATTTGCGAGGGATTTGTAAATTTGCTTGAGTTTGGCTCGTTTTTGGGTGAATTTTTAATAAAAAGCGTAAAAATTTTATTTAATCCAGCTAGTCTTAGATTTAGAGAATTTAGTAACTACATAAAAGATGGTGGCGTGAATGCTGTTTTTATCGTATCACTCACCGCTTTTTTGATAGGTGTCGTGCTTGCATATCTTGGCAGTGCGATGCTTGCAAGCTTTGGAGCAAGTATATTTATAGTAGAGATCATGGGCATGCTAACGCTTAGAGAGGTGGCTCCGCTCATCGCTGCTATCGTTGTGGCAGGCAGGTCAGCCTCTAGTTTTACCGCACAAATTGGCGCTATGAAGCTAACTGAAGAGATAGACGCGATGAAGACGATGGGCTTTGAGCCCTTTAACTTTTTGGTGCTGCCACGCATCATCGCCATGGTGCTTTGTGTGCCTGTCATTATCTTTATAGCTGATGCGATAAGTATTTTGGGGCAGATGATCATTTGTCAAACGATACTTGATATCAGCTTTAGCGACTATCTAAATAGATTTCGCGAGATGGTCGAGCTTAGGCATTTTGCTGTTGGTATGATAAAAGCTCCATTTTTTGGCGCGGTAATAGCGATCATTGGCTGCATGAGGGGATTTGGCGTTAGTCAAAACGCTCAAAGCCTTGGAGCAATGACAACAGTTAGTGTTGTAAATGCGATATTTTGGGTCATTGCGCTTGATGCATTTTTCGCGATAATTTTTATGTGGCTAAAGATATGA
- the tgt gene encoding tRNA guanosine(34) transglycosylase Tgt gives MKFEVIKKDGNARRGILTTAHSVIQTPVFMPVGTVGAVKSLDAFDMSEILDAKIILANTYHMYLRPGSKVVREFGGLHGFSKFERSFLTDSGGFQAFSLRSNTKNDDGGIKFKSHIDGSTHYFTPRSVLDTQYDLGSDIMMILDDLVALPAEPKRIDLSIKRTIKWAKEAIDYHKFMQSKGVGLQQNIFGIVQGGTDYEARKFCAQALNEMPFDGLAIGGLSVGESNEAMYDTVEAVMPFMDELRPRYLMGVGTPEDLVENVERGVDMFDCVMPTRNARNGTLFTSFGKINIKSAKFINDHAPIDPACQCYTCKRYSRGYLNHLFKARELTFFRLASLHNLHYYLNLMKEMREAIERDEFAKFKKNFYAKRVKNEL, from the coding sequence ATGAAATTTGAAGTTATAAAAAAAGATGGAAATGCAAGGCGTGGTATCCTAACAACTGCCCATAGCGTTATACAAACGCCAGTTTTCATGCCAGTTGGCACGGTTGGCGCGGTTAAAAGCTTAGACGCCTTTGATATGAGTGAAATTTTAGACGCAAAGATAATCTTAGCAAACACCTACCACATGTATCTGCGCCCCGGAAGCAAGGTCGTGCGCGAGTTTGGCGGACTTCATGGATTTTCTAAGTTTGAGCGCTCTTTTTTAACAGATAGCGGTGGATTTCAGGCATTCTCGCTTAGATCAAACACCAAAAACGACGATGGTGGGATAAAATTTAAAAGCCATATCGACGGCAGCACGCACTATTTTACGCCAAGATCCGTTCTTGATACGCAGTACGATCTAGGTAGCGACATTATGATGATACTTGATGATCTGGTCGCCTTGCCTGCTGAGCCAAAAAGAATCGATCTAAGCATAAAACGAACGATAAAATGGGCAAAAGAGGCGATTGATTATCACAAATTTATGCAAAGCAAGGGCGTTGGCTTGCAGCAAAATATCTTTGGCATCGTCCAAGGCGGCACCGACTATGAGGCACGTAAATTTTGCGCGCAGGCGCTAAACGAGATGCCATTTGACGGCCTTGCGATAGGTGGGCTAAGCGTTGGCGAGAGCAATGAGGCGATGTATGACACGGTTGAGGCAGTTATGCCATTTATGGATGAGCTTAGACCTCGCTATCTAATGGGCGTTGGCACACCAGAAGATCTTGTAGAAAACGTGGAGAGAGGCGTTGATATGTTTGACTGCGTCATGCCAACTAGAAACGCAAGAAACGGCACGCTATTTACTAGCTTTGGCAAGATAAATATAAAATCAGCCAAATTTATAAACGACCACGCGCCGATAGACCCAGCTTGCCAGTGCTACACCTGCAAGCGCTACTCCAGAGGCTATCTAAACCACCTTTTTAAGGCAAGAGAGCTCACGTTTTTTAGACTAGCAAGCCTTCACAACCTGCACTACTATCTAAATTTGATGAAAGAGATGAGAGAGGCGATAGAAAGAGACGAATTTGCCAAATTTAAGAAAAATTTTTATGCTAAAAGGGTAAAAAATGAGCTATAA
- a CDS encoding CorA family divalent cation transporter: protein MSYKSSVCGYFYGDEYDYILLVSFTQKQSYKFLFKNGKIYKEDFDHECDKNEFEAALKKLCNEYANKILEHQEELNEYEKIYASRKNFNKFIKRHHFLKYEIRKFQNKISHFYETLSICQSEQQNLKKELKNSTHEANVFRTMANEYACRIDDIYTFIQSIKNDKINQNIYILTMISAVMLPLNLITGFFGMNTQGLPFNETKNATMIVVSIMLGVILCCVVFLFWYTNKKK from the coding sequence ATGAGCTATAAAAGTTCAGTTTGTGGATATTTTTATGGCGATGAATACGACTATATTTTGCTTGTTTCTTTCACACAAAAGCAAAGCTATAAATTTTTATTTAAAAATGGCAAAATTTACAAAGAAGACTTTGATCACGAATGCGATAAAAACGAGTTTGAAGCGGCTCTTAAAAAACTATGTAATGAATATGCAAACAAAATTTTAGAACATCAAGAAGAACTAAACGAGTATGAAAAAATTTACGCTAGTCGAAAAAACTTTAATAAATTTATCAAAAGACACCACTTTTTAAAATATGAGATTAGAAAATTTCAAAATAAGATATCTCACTTTTATGAAACCCTTTCGATTTGTCAAAGCGAGCAACAAAATTTAAAAAAAGAGCTTAAAAATAGTACTCATGAGGCAAATGTTTTTAGAACAATGGCCAATGAATATGCCTGCAGAATCGATGATATTTATACATTTATACAAAGTATAAAAAACGACAAAATCAATCAAAATATTTACATTTTGACAATGATATCAGCTGTAATGCTGCCACTAAATCTGATAACTGGGTTTTTTGGTATGAATACACAAGGTTTGCCATTTAATGAAACTAAAAATGCCACTATGATAGTTGTATCAATAATGCTTGGAGTAATTCTTTGTTGTGTTGTTTTTTTATTTTGGTATACAAATAAGAAGAAGTAG
- the rplS gene encoding 50S ribosomal protein L19, protein MRNKYIEAFENAQIASKNIPDFRAGDTLRVATRIHEGDKTRIQNFEGICIARRGSGTGETFIIRKIGANSVGVERIFPIFSDSIEEIKVLRKGRVRRAKLFYLRDLRGKAAKIRELRK, encoded by the coding sequence ATGAGAAATAAATACATTGAAGCATTTGAAAATGCTCAAATTGCTAGTAAAAATATTCCTGACTTTCGTGCAGGAGATACGTTGCGTGTTGCTACTCGTATTCACGAAGGCGATAAAACTAGAATTCAAAATTTTGAAGGTATTTGTATAGCTAGACGTGGTAGCGGTACTGGCGAAACATTTATCATTAGAAAAATTGGCGCTAATAGTGTTGGCGTTGAGAGAATTTTCCCAATTTTTAGTGACTCAATCGAAGAAATAAAAGTTCTTAGAAAAGGTCGTGTTAGAAGAGCTAAATTATTCTATCTACGTGATCTTCGTGGTAAAGCTGCTAAAATCCGCGAACTTAGAAAATAA
- the trmD gene encoding tRNA (guanosine(37)-N1)-methyltransferase TrmD produces the protein MTFTFITLFENLVKPYFCDSILKRAIGNKFIEIDFINPRNFTKDKHNKVDDYMIGGGAGLLMFPQPLDDSIKFLKEKDKNTHVIFLTPAGKKFNQNDAKRLSKKDHICFVCSRYEGLDERVVELWADEVFCIGDFVLTGGELPALCMSDAISRNIPGVLGNNMSLEVESFEDNLLEAPSFTKPDNFRSIFVVSEFLKGNHAKIHTLKNKMAHCKTRFFRPDLYQKLKPHK, from the coding sequence ATGACATTTACGTTTATTACACTTTTTGAAAATTTAGTTAAACCTTATTTTTGTGATTCTATTTTAAAACGTGCAATTGGTAATAAATTTATTGAAATTGATTTTATAAATCCAAGAAATTTTACTAAAGATAAGCATAATAAAGTTGATGATTATATGATCGGAGGTGGAGCAGGGCTTTTGATGTTTCCACAGCCTTTGGATGATTCGATCAAATTTCTAAAAGAAAAAGATAAAAATACTCACGTGATATTTTTGACACCAGCTGGTAAAAAATTTAATCAAAATGATGCAAAGAGGCTTTCTAAAAAAGATCACATTTGTTTTGTTTGCAGTAGATATGAAGGCCTTGATGAACGAGTTGTTGAGCTTTGGGCAGATGAAGTTTTTTGTATAGGTGATTTTGTTTTAACTGGTGGAGAGCTTCCTGCGCTTTGTATGAGCGATGCAATATCAAGAAATATACCTGGAGTTTTAGGAAACAATATGAGCCTTGAAGTTGAGAGTTTTGAGGATAATTTGCTTGAAGCCCCATCTTTTACAAAGCCTGATAATTTTAGATCAATTTTTGTGGTTTCAGAGTTTTTAAAGGGTAACCATGCTAAAATCCACACTTTAAAAAATAAGATGGCTCACTGCAAAACAAGGTTCTTTCGCCCTGATTTATATCAAAAGCTTAAGCCACATAAATAA
- the rimM gene encoding ribosome maturation factor RimM (Essential for efficient processing of 16S rRNA) — MNSDIVEVATIGRCVGLRGYLKLHNKSDFPEQYKKGATFFDKNNDQLTIKDYDRQKELVLFENFDDLDLAKTLVNRTIYTTKELTRKNCKLRKNEFFQFDIIGLKVVENGEFLGIVEDIQDNFANSLLHIKTDEKLIISGNPKNFYIPYLEHFIISVNLDNEEILVKGARAILENS, encoded by the coding sequence TTGAATAGTGATATTGTTGAAGTCGCTACTATCGGAAGATGTGTTGGTTTAAGGGGTTATTTAAAACTTCACAACAAGAGCGACTTTCCAGAACAGTATAAAAAAGGTGCAACCTTTTTTGATAAAAACAATGATCAGCTGACCATAAAAGACTACGATAGACAAAAAGAGCTGGTTTTGTTTGAAAATTTTGATGACTTAGACCTTGCTAAAACACTTGTAAATAGAACTATATATACTACAAAAGAGCTCACTAGAAAAAACTGCAAATTAAGAAAAAATGAATTTTTTCAGTTTGATATTATTGGCTTAAAAGTTGTAGAAAACGGCGAATTTTTGGGGATCGTAGAAGATATTCAAGATAATTTTGCAAATTCACTTTTACATATAAAAACAGATGAAAAGCTTATTATAAGCGGCAATCCGAAGAATTTTTACATTCCATATTTAGAGCATTTTATCATAAGTGTAAATTTAGATAATGAAGAGATTTTGGTAAAAGGTGCTAGAGCCATTTTAGAAAATTCATGA
- a CDS encoding KH domain-containing protein, with the protein MVENFLYEYAKLIADFPEKVTIERQELGENFVDIIINADKIDTGKLIGKDGKMINAIKTVIIGCKAKDNTSYRVTVKAIE; encoded by the coding sequence ATGGTTGAAAATTTTTTATACGAATACGCCAAGTTAATAGCTGACTTTCCTGAAAAGGTAACTATAGAGCGTCAAGAGCTTGGTGAAAATTTTGTTGACATTATCATAAATGCTGACAAGATTGATACTGGAAAACTTATCGGTAAAGACGGCAAAATGATAAATGCTATAAAGACCGTTATTATTGGTTGTAAAGCCAAAGATAATACAAGCTATAGGGTAACGGTAAAAGCTATTGAATAG
- the rpsP gene encoding 30S ribosomal protein S16, producing MATVVRLTRMGRKKRPFYRIVVTDSRKRRDSGWIESIGYYNPMVEPNVINFNKERLDYWKSVGAKLSDRVAQITK from the coding sequence ATGGCAACAGTAGTAAGACTAACAAGAATGGGACGTAAGAAAAGACCTTTTTATCGTATAGTTGTTACAGATAGCAGAAAAAGGCGTGATAGTGGCTGGATAGAAAGTATTGGCTATTACAATCCTATGGTTGAGCCAAATGTTATAAATTTCAACAAAGAGAGATTAGATTACTGGAAAAGCGTTGGTGCTAAACTTAGCGACAGAGTTGCACAAATTACAAAATAA
- the ffh gene encoding signal recognition particle protein: MFEQISESFRLAVSKIRFVDDEKAIKNALDVLKKALLKADVHHKVTKDLLASIESELKQTGVGQKNFLDAIKSNLTTILTAPGNQGFVYAPVAPTIVLMAGLQGSGKTTTTIKLANYLKLRKKKVLVAACDLQRLAAVEQLRQLCVANEIDLFYIENENNPIKVAKEALEKAKSGLYDVLLVDTAGRLAIDEKLMQEIKDIKNAINPHEIFYVADAMSGQDAVKTATSFNEILGISGVILSKFDSDSKGGVAISIAKQLNIPLRFVGTGEKVADIESFIPDRIVSRIMGEGDLATLVEKTSTIIDEKEAKRLNQKIKKGQFNFNDFLDQMESVKKLGSMKSLMGMIPGLSNIANQIKDIDLDNSKEILHIKAMINSMTQKERENPDLLNNSRKRRLATGSGLSQVEVNRFLKQFENASKLAKKFSGKGGAKGLANMLSQANLKRPV, from the coding sequence GTGTTCGAACAAATTAGCGAGTCTTTTAGATTAGCCGTTAGCAAGATACGTTTTGTAGATGACGAAAAAGCTATAAAAAACGCACTTGACGTGTTAAAAAAAGCTCTTTTAAAAGCTGATGTTCACCACAAAGTCACTAAAGATCTACTCGCGTCTATTGAAAGCGAACTAAAGCAAACTGGCGTTGGCCAAAAGAATTTCCTAGATGCGATCAAGTCAAATTTAACGACTATCTTAACAGCTCCTGGCAATCAAGGCTTTGTCTATGCGCCAGTTGCACCGACAATTGTTTTGATGGCTGGTTTGCAAGGTAGCGGTAAAACAACAACAACTATCAAGCTTGCAAACTATCTAAAACTAAGAAAGAAAAAAGTTTTAGTTGCGGCTTGTGACTTGCAAAGATTAGCGGCAGTTGAGCAGCTAAGACAGCTCTGCGTTGCAAACGAGATCGATCTTTTTTATATAGAAAATGAAAACAACCCTATAAAAGTAGCAAAAGAAGCACTAGAAAAAGCAAAAAGTGGTCTTTATGATGTGCTTTTAGTGGATACTGCTGGTCGTCTTGCAATTGATGAGAAGTTGATGCAAGAGATAAAAGATATAAAAAATGCGATAAATCCACATGAAATTTTCTACGTAGCTGATGCTATGAGTGGTCAAGATGCTGTAAAAACAGCTACAAGTTTTAATGAAATTTTAGGAATTTCTGGAGTTATCCTTTCTAAATTTGATTCTGACTCGAAGGGTGGCGTAGCTATTAGTATTGCAAAACAGCTAAATATTCCACTTAGATTTGTCGGTACTGGCGAGAAAGTAGCTGATATTGAGAGTTTTATACCAGATCGTATTGTAAGTCGTATAATGGGTGAGGGTGACTTGGCCACTTTGGTTGAGAAAACATCGACAATTATTGATGAAAAAGAGGCAAAACGTCTAAATCAAAAGATAAAAAAAGGTCAGTTTAACTTTAATGACTTTTTAGATCAAATGGAAAGCGTTAAAAAGCTTGGTAGTATGAAGTCTTTAATGGGGATGATACCTGGTCTTTCAAATATTGCAAATCAGATAAAAGATATAGATCTTGATAATTCAAAAGAAATTTTGCATATTAAGGCTATGATAAACTCTATGACACAAAAAGAGCGTGAAAACCCAGACCTTTTAAATAATAGTAGAAAAAGACGTTTAGCGACTGGTTCTGGACTTTCTCAGGTAGAAGTAAATCGTTTTTTAAAGCAGTTTGAAAATGCCTCAAAACTTGCTAAGAAATTTTCAGGAAAAGGTGGAGCAAAAGGACTTGCAAATATGCTTTCTCAAGCAAATTTAAAAAGACCTGTTTGA
- a CDS encoding RluA family pseudouridine synthase, producing the protein MSEEKAYKILAKQKNISNNEAKELIDSGLVYAKGQKVMIARALMSENTKFSVEEMPKPSIIFEDENLIAISKPAAVTSEKISQIYKFPLLHRLDKDTSGVLLLVKNDEFAALAINEFKKMKVEKIYVAAVRGIMSEEVVVNEPILTIKNKNGAFSKISKDGKEAISEISPLMVAGKKTLVKVAIKTGRTHQIRVHLASLNLPIVGDEKYGKNRANRMFLHAYSIALLDYKFKAPIPKEFNSLGFELSNKFEI; encoded by the coding sequence ATGAGTGAAGAAAAAGCGTATAAAATTTTAGCCAAACAAAAAAATATCTCAAACAACGAGGCAAAGGAGCTAATTGACAGCGGCCTAGTTTATGCCAAAGGGCAAAAGGTGATGATAGCTCGTGCTTTGATGAGTGAAAATACTAAATTTAGCGTCGAGGAGATGCCAAAGCCAAGCATTATCTTTGAAGATGAAAATTTAATAGCCATTAGTAAACCAGCTGCCGTGACTAGCGAAAAAATCAGCCAAATTTATAAATTTCCACTCCTTCATAGACTCGATAAAGACACGAGTGGCGTGCTACTTCTTGTAAAAAATGACGAATTCGCAGCACTTGCGATAAATGAGTTTAAAAAGATGAAGGTTGAGAAAATTTATGTGGCCGCAGTTAGGGGTATCATGAGCGAAGAAGTGGTTGTAAATGAGCCGATCTTGACGATAAAAAATAAAAATGGTGCTTTTTCAAAGATATCAAAAGACGGCAAAGAGGCGATCAGTGAAATTTCACCACTCATGGTTGCAGGTAAAAAAACGCTTGTAAAAGTTGCAATAAAAACAGGCAGAACGCACCAGATAAGAGTGCATTTGGCTAGTTTAAATTTACCTATCGTTGGCGATGAGAAATACGGCAAAAATAGGGCAAATAGAATGTTCTTGCATGCCTATTCTATCGCTCTTTTAGACTATAAATTTAAAGCGCCGATCCCAAAAGAATTTAACTCTCTTGGATTTGAGCTATCTAATAAATTTGAAATTTAA
- the waaA gene encoding lipid IV(A) 3-deoxy-D-manno-octulosonic acid transferase, whose translation MIIIYYFLASILYLFGAIFLIILSFKKKYHKSIPARFFLFNNPKFQDADVHFHACSFGEVQALKPLMQKFDSKAISVVTNTGFEAASKICSNTRFLPFEIFLPFWLKKSKILVIFEAELWLMLVLMAKLKGSRVILINARISDRSYKSYLKFGFFYRYLFKFIDKIYAQSELDKERLKSLGAGETEVVGNIKAAFLPSVSKIYEKPKARVIVLASTHTGEEEMILQNLNLKENDLLIIAPRHPERFTEVEKIAGDYAKKHDFSFAKFSQTYKFEAKVNLLDTLGELVNVYAISDIVVLGGSFVPNIGGHNPIECAQFNPVIISGEFIFNQKALFSLVENIYIAKASEIGGIIDSDAKKSKITVQASSDAIIEDIRSTL comes from the coding sequence GTGATAATAATATATTACTTTCTAGCCTCAATACTCTATCTCTTTGGGGCTATATTTCTAATTATTTTAAGTTTTAAAAAAAAGTATCATAAATCAATTCCGGCACGTTTTTTCCTCTTTAATAATCCTAAATTTCAAGATGCAGATGTGCATTTTCACGCTTGTTCATTTGGCGAGGTGCAAGCACTCAAACCTTTGATGCAAAAATTTGATAGTAAAGCTATAAGTGTGGTGACAAATACGGGCTTTGAAGCGGCAAGTAAAATTTGCTCTAACACGAGATTTTTGCCATTTGAAATTTTCTTGCCATTTTGGCTAAAAAAGAGCAAAATTTTAGTTATTTTTGAGGCTGAGCTTTGGCTTATGCTAGTTTTAATGGCAAAGCTAAAGGGTAGCCGAGTGATATTAATAAATGCGAGAATTTCAGACAGAAGCTACAAAAGCTACCTGAAATTTGGCTTTTTTTATAGATATCTTTTTAAATTTATAGACAAAATTTACGCTCAAAGTGAGCTTGATAAAGAGCGGCTAAAGTCACTTGGTGCAGGTGAAACAGAGGTCGTTGGTAACATAAAAGCTGCATTTTTGCCAAGCGTGAGTAAAATTTATGAAAAGCCAAAAGCTAGAGTGATCGTGCTAGCAAGCACGCATACAGGCGAAGAAGAGATGATTTTGCAAAATTTAAATTTAAAAGAAAACGATCTCTTGATCATCGCTCCACGCCATCCTGAGAGGTTTACAGAGGTTGAGAAGATAGCAGGCGACTACGCTAAAAAGCATGATTTTAGCTTTGCGAAATTTAGTCAAACGTATAAATTTGAAGCTAAAGTAAATTTGCTTGACACTTTAGGCGAGCTTGTAAATGTCTATGCTATTAGCGATATAGTAGTGCTTGGAGGCAGTTTTGTACCAAATATCGGTGGGCATAATCCAATCGAGTGCGCACAATTTAACCCAGTAATAATAAGCGGTGAGTTTATATTTAACCAAAAGGCGTTATTTAGCCTAGTTGAAAACATCTACATCGCAAAAGCCAGCGAGATTGGCGGTATAATAGATAGTGATGCCAAAAAGAGCAAGATCACTGTGCAAGCAAGCTCTGATGCGATCATAGAAGATATAAGGAGCACTTTATGA
- a CDS encoding zinc ribbon domain-containing protein: protein MNKYLQQLVELSDLDKQIDGFIPRIQDIEKAYKNIEEECETITVNIERLDEEVSDLKSQKSGTNAHIAEFSAKIKDVAKKSSSAKSEKEIKALSLEEDIAKEQLEAANEEIARLEKLIDGKNSQKDELGAKKAELEENLKNIKSKTSSELENIEKERKEVYAKKDKLIATMNQKILAFYEKIRKWAHNTAVVPVKKQACYGCFMQINDKTFSAVIKGEDIVTCPHCGRILYKQEQ from the coding sequence ATGAATAAATACTTACAACAATTAGTTGAATTATCTGACCTTGATAAACAAATAGATGGCTTTATACCACGCATTCAGGATATAGAAAAGGCTTATAAAAATATAGAAGAAGAGTGCGAAACTATAACGGTTAATATAGAAAGACTAGATGAAGAGGTAAGTGACTTAAAGTCTCAAAAATCAGGTACAAATGCTCATATTGCCGAGTTTAGTGCAAAGATAAAAGATGTAGCTAAAAAAAGCTCAAGTGCAAAAAGCGAAAAGGAGATAAAAGCTCTAAGTCTTGAAGAGGATATTGCAAAAGAGCAACTTGAGGCTGCAAATGAAGAGATTGCTAGACTTGAGAAGCTAATAGATGGTAAAAATAGTCAAAAAGATGAGCTTGGTGCAAAAAAAGCTGAACTTGAAGAGAATTTAAAAAATATAAAAAGCAAAACTTCATCTGAACTTGAAAATATCGAAAAAGAACGTAAAGAAGTTTATGCTAAAAAAGACAAGCTTATCGCCACTATGAATCAAAAAATTCTCGCATTTTATGAAAAAATTAGAAAATGGGCTCATAATACGGCTGTTGTTCCTGTAAAAAAACAAGCTTGTTATGGTTGCTTTATGCAGATAAACGACAAAACTTTCTCTGCTGTTATCAAGGGCGAAGATATCGTTACATGTCCACATTGTGGCAGAATTTTGTATAAACAAGAGCAATAA
- a CDS encoding Nif3-like dinuclear metal center hexameric protein — MKIAEIYKILDEICPFASQESWDNSGLQVGSFDSEFERIYLSLDLDSELLQNVLPNSLIITHHPLIFKGLKSLDYSLYPSSLIREMMIKNISLISLHTNADLAFLNEKFVMQVLELEISNKEGFLIYADVKMKFSELCKFVKEKLGLENLRVVHAKDEISKICICTGSGADLIQDVKADVFLTGDLKYHQALYAKENGLNLIDINHYESERCFGDFLAKYLQNLKIEVIIRNSKNPFTYC, encoded by the coding sequence ATGAAAATAGCTGAAATTTATAAAATTTTAGATGAAATTTGCCCATTTGCGAGCCAAGAGTCCTGGGACAATAGTGGCCTACAAGTTGGCTCATTTGATAGCGAATTTGAGCGAATTTATCTAAGTCTTGATTTGGATAGCGAACTTTTGCAAAATGTCTTGCCAAATTCGCTCATCATCACTCACCATCCGCTCATTTTTAAGGGGTTAAAAAGCCTAGACTACAGCCTTTATCCAAGCTCACTCATAAGAGAGATGATGATAAAAAATATCTCGCTCATCTCGCTTCATACAAATGCCGACCTTGCTTTTTTAAATGAAAAATTTGTGATGCAGGTTTTGGAGCTTGAAATTTCGAACAAAGAGGGCTTTTTGATCTATGCTGATGTGAAGATGAAATTTAGCGAGCTTTGCAAATTTGTAAAAGAAAAACTTGGGCTAGAAAATTTAAGAGTGGTTCATGCAAAAGATGAAATTTCTAAAATTTGTATCTGCACCGGAAGTGGCGCAGATCTCATCCAAGATGTAAAAGCAGATGTCTTTTTAACGGGTGATCTAAAATATCACCAAGCCCTTTATGCGAAGGAAAATGGGCTAAATTTAATCGATATAAATCACTATGAAAGTGAACGTTGTTTTGGTGATTTTTTAGCAAAATATTTGCAAAATCTGAAAATTGAAGTTATAATACGCAATTCTAAAAATCCATTTACATATTGCTAA